One genomic window of Blastopirellula retiformator includes the following:
- a CDS encoding peptidylprolyl isomerase → MKVATIETDKGTIKIQLQDDKAPKTVANFEKLASDGFYNGLKFHRVINDFMVQTGCPQGTGTGGPGYKFEDEFHPDLKHDGPGVLSMANSGPNTNGSQFFITHVKTDWLDGKHSVFGKVIEGQDVVDAIKQGDKMVQVTVADA, encoded by the coding sequence ATGAAGGTCGCCACTATCGAGACCGACAAAGGTACGATCAAGATTCAGTTGCAAGACGACAAGGCGCCGAAGACGGTCGCCAACTTCGAGAAGTTGGCCAGCGACGGCTTCTACAACGGCCTGAAGTTCCATCGCGTCATCAACGACTTCATGGTTCAAACCGGCTGCCCGCAAGGTACCGGCACCGGCGGCCCAGGCTACAAGTTTGAAGACGAGTTTCACCCCGACCTGAAGCATGACGGTCCTGGCGTGTTGTCGATGGCGAACTCGGGCCCCAACACCAACGGCTCGCAGTTCTTCATCACCCACGTGAAGACCGATTGGCTCGATGGCAAGCACTCCGTCTTCGGCAAAGTGATCGAAGGCCAGGACGTGGTCGACGCGATCAAGCAAGGCGATAAGATGGTCCAAGTGACCGTTGCCGACGCCTAA
- a CDS encoding HvfC/BufC N-terminal domain-containing protein → MSEPVQLAKLQRWMQSVISCPGGVSTGVDADAARQWIDVSSEQIEQVIEPSEKRTSLQRLQVYGNAYFARLVECMREQFPALVETLGQELFDGFALDYLDKRPSTSYTLSRLADRFVEHLDATRPATEDGEPGWADFLIDLASFEWNVAQTFDGPGAEESGVISPDDLARVALDEWPECRLIAAPCLNLHAYRFAVNDYFTAFRAGEPLSIPAAKPTWLALSRRDYVVRRVPLVQGEFLLLQSLMQGETVGDSIEQAAQQTDDIDALARQLPDWFRRFAHEGFFVQLIKP, encoded by the coding sequence ATGAGCGAGCCGGTTCAACTTGCGAAGCTGCAGCGCTGGATGCAGAGCGTGATCTCGTGTCCCGGCGGAGTTTCGACCGGCGTGGACGCCGACGCCGCGCGGCAGTGGATCGACGTCTCGAGCGAGCAGATCGAACAGGTGATCGAGCCAAGCGAGAAGCGGACCAGTCTGCAGCGGTTGCAGGTCTACGGTAACGCTTACTTCGCCCGGTTGGTCGAGTGTATGCGCGAGCAGTTTCCGGCGCTGGTCGAGACGCTCGGGCAAGAGTTGTTTGATGGGTTCGCGCTCGATTATCTCGATAAGCGGCCGTCGACCAGCTATACGCTTTCGCGACTGGCCGATCGGTTTGTCGAGCACCTCGATGCGACGCGACCAGCCACGGAAGATGGTGAACCGGGCTGGGCTGACTTTTTAATTGACCTGGCGTCCTTTGAATGGAACGTCGCACAAACGTTTGACGGGCCAGGCGCCGAAGAGAGCGGCGTGATCTCGCCGGATGACCTTGCGAGAGTCGCGCTGGACGAATGGCCCGAGTGTCGGTTGATCGCGGCGCCTTGTTTGAATTTGCACGCCTATCGCTTTGCCGTGAACGACTACTTCACGGCGTTTCGCGCAGGCGAGCCGTTGTCGATTCCCGCGGCCAAGCCAACTTGGTTGGCGCTGTCGCGGCGCGACTATGTGGTGCGGCGGGTTCCGCTCGTGCAAGGCGAGTTCCTGCTGCTGCAGTCGCTGATGCAGGGAGAGACGGTCGGTGATTCGATCGAACAAGCGGCTCAGCAAACCGACGACATTGATGCGCTCGCCCGCCAACTGCCCGACTGGTTCCGTCGCTTTGCCCACGAGGGGTTCTTCGTGCAACTGATTAAGCCGTAA
- the bufB gene encoding MNIO family bufferin maturase has protein sequence MIPVRLGNMFRAGQTHHDENAMTAARLGHPNLGLGVGLRAAHFGHILQHWPAVDWFEIISENYIDTQGRPRYVLDQIAERYPIVMHGVSLSIGSTDPLDFGYLAKLKRLSGDIDARWISDHLCWTGVAGRNSHDLLPIPYNEESLAHVVERIKTVQEFLERPLVLEDPSSYVTFASSTMTEWEFLSAMANEADCGLLLDVNNVYVSGVNHDFDPETYIRGVPHERVVQFHLAGHTNMGDYCIDTHDAAVIDPVWKLYRLAYELTGGASTLLEWDANIPPFDVLHAEVLKARGHITAQLGEMPAAAEAPSGEVHAPHPLHFVAPEIE, from the coding sequence TTGATTCCCGTCCGTCTCGGGAACATGTTCCGCGCCGGGCAAACGCATCACGATGAGAACGCCATGACCGCCGCGCGGCTCGGCCATCCAAACCTGGGACTCGGCGTCGGCCTCCGCGCCGCCCACTTCGGCCACATCCTGCAGCATTGGCCGGCGGTCGATTGGTTCGAGATCATCTCGGAAAACTACATCGATACGCAAGGGCGACCGCGGTATGTGCTCGACCAAATTGCCGAGCGGTATCCGATCGTCATGCATGGGGTCTCGCTGTCGATCGGCAGTACCGACCCGCTCGACTTCGGCTACCTGGCCAAGCTGAAACGCCTGTCGGGCGACATCGACGCTCGCTGGATCTCCGACCATCTCTGCTGGACCGGAGTAGCCGGCCGCAACTCGCACGACCTGTTGCCGATTCCGTACAACGAAGAGTCGCTGGCTCATGTTGTTGAGCGGATCAAAACGGTGCAGGAGTTCCTAGAGCGGCCGCTGGTGCTGGAAGATCCTAGTTCGTACGTCACCTTCGCGTCGTCGACGATGACCGAGTGGGAGTTCCTTTCGGCGATGGCCAATGAGGCCGATTGCGGTTTGTTACTCGACGTGAACAACGTCTACGTCTCCGGCGTCAATCATGACTTTGATCCCGAAACGTATATCCGCGGAGTGCCGCACGAGCGCGTCGTCCAGTTCCATCTGGCCGGCCACACCAACATGGGCGACTACTGCATCGACACGCACGACGCCGCGGTGATTGATCCCGTTTGGAAGCTCTATCGGCTGGCCTATGAATTGACTGGCGGTGCATCGACGTTGCTGGAATGGGACGCCAACATTCCGCCGTTTGACGTGCTGCATGCCGAGGTGCTAAAAGCCCGCGGGCACATCACCGCGCAGTTGGGCGAGATGCCGGCGGCGGCCGAAGCGCCCAGCGGCGAAGTTCATGCTCCGCATCCGTTGCACTTTGTCGCGCCGGAGATCGAATGA
- the gap gene encoding type I glyceraldehyde-3-phosphate dehydrogenase → MAVRVAINGFGRIGRLTFRNLIARGEEFEVVAINDLTDNKMLANLLKYDSTHRRFPGTVEYDAEGLTVNGTKIKVFEERNPAALPWGDMGVDVVVESTGVFTSRKTDAKPGYDSHLDAGAKKVVLSAPAKDAPDLTCVLGVNDNELTADMKTVSNASCTTNCLAPVAKVLNDKFGLVNGLMTTIHAYTNDQQVLDLPHADPYRARAAALNIIPTSTGAAKAVGLVIPALKGKLTGISMRVPVPTGSVVDLTANLEKSVTKEEINAAMKEAAEGPLKGILCYTEDPIVSTDIIGDPHSSIFAAPLTDVMNGTMVKIVSWYDNEAGYSARAADLVAKLGNM, encoded by the coding sequence GTGGCAGTTCGTGTTGCAATCAATGGTTTTGGACGCATCGGTCGTTTGACCTTCCGCAATCTCATCGCCCGTGGCGAAGAGTTCGAAGTGGTCGCGATCAACGATCTTACTGACAACAAGATGCTGGCGAACTTGCTGAAGTACGACAGCACGCACCGCCGCTTCCCGGGCACCGTCGAATACGACGCCGAAGGCCTGACCGTCAACGGCACGAAGATCAAGGTCTTCGAAGAACGTAATCCGGCCGCGCTGCCGTGGGGCGACATGGGCGTTGACGTCGTCGTCGAAAGCACCGGCGTCTTCACCTCGCGCAAGACCGACGCCAAGCCGGGTTACGACTCGCACCTGGACGCCGGCGCCAAGAAGGTCGTCCTCAGCGCTCCGGCCAAGGACGCTCCTGACTTGACCTGCGTGCTGGGCGTCAACGACAACGAACTGACCGCCGACATGAAGACGGTCTCCAACGCCAGCTGCACGACCAACTGCCTGGCTCCGGTCGCCAAGGTCCTGAACGACAAGTTCGGCCTGGTCAATGGCTTGATGACCACCATCCACGCCTACACCAACGACCAACAGGTCCTCGACCTGCCGCACGCCGACCCGTATCGCGCTCGCGCCGCGGCCCTCAACATCATTCCGACCTCGACCGGCGCCGCCAAAGCGGTCGGTCTGGTGATTCCGGCCCTGAAGGGCAAGCTGACCGGTATCTCGATGCGAGTTCCGGTTCCGACCGGCAGCGTCGTCGACCTGACCGCCAACCTCGAGAAGTCGGTCACTAAGGAAGAGATCAACGCCGCGATGAAGGAAGCCGCCGAAGGCCCGCTGAAGGGCATTCTGTGCTACACCGAAGATCCGATCGTCTCGACCGACATCATCGGCGACCCGCACAGCTCGATCTTCGCCGCGCCGCTGACCGACGTCATGAACGGCACCATGGTGAAGATCGTCTCGTGGTACGACAACGAAGCCGGCTACTCGGCTCGCGCCGCCGACCTGGTCGCCAAGTTGGGCAACATGTAA
- a CDS encoding alkaline phosphatase D family protein, whose translation MPKTTRRTAIKAMAAGTALISLQKSTAQAQNSAAKKSVSRLENRHDRVWLGEEYWANPMEDWRIVDGAAECQSTGGDRNVHLLTHQLTNNGGAFQMSVRLRQVAINQEDAGAGFRIGVRSDINEHRSNCFAKNGINAGIIGDQLVLAGAKKPLSGKVDGQEIQLKLSGKPSGKGYQLTLVASTPGSDKPLATLTETVPVGAVLGNVSIVSNYNKAPANKRGARYRFEDWQVAGDALTETTDNKFGPILWSMYSLSDSRSDEGFVLKLSALTGPLGKDDNKQVELLVEQDGDWKSLGMAELDPDAWVATFRVPNWDEKTATPFKLVYRESLTDGGVSESDWTGTVRANPVGRPLRFGALTCQNDYAFPYEPVANNLLALDPDILYFSGDQLYENHGGYGLIREPADPAILNYLRKYYQHGWSFREPMRDRPTLCLPDDHDVFQGNIWGEGGKAMISGDTSSAGGYREPAKMVNVVHKTNCAHHPDPYDPAPCLQDISVYYGDVVYGGVSFAVIADRQWKTGPDHVDTGGGRPDHVPDPEFDTSKLDKPGLVLLGERQEEFLQKWVDDWRGHNMKVVLSQTVFAGVATHHGGFDGYLKADLDCGGWPQTPRNRAVNILRKAMPLHINGDQHLTTMVQYGVDKQRDSFWSFCSPAIAVGYPRWWRPDELGMPHENRPKHGLPNTGEFIDGLGNKAYVYAVGNPEVASKRNRYERAHQKGSGFGIVTIDTAAKTYKIESFRFLVDATDGKPESQFPGWPITLQQKENGGQNVIG comes from the coding sequence ATGCCGAAAACGACCCGCCGCACCGCCATCAAAGCGATGGCCGCCGGAACCGCCTTGATCAGCCTGCAAAAGTCGACCGCCCAGGCGCAAAACTCCGCCGCTAAGAAGTCGGTCAGCCGGCTCGAGAATCGCCACGACCGCGTCTGGCTGGGCGAAGAGTATTGGGCCAACCCGATGGAAGACTGGCGAATCGTCGACGGCGCCGCCGAGTGCCAATCGACCGGCGGGGATCGCAACGTCCACTTGCTCACCCATCAGCTGACCAACAATGGCGGCGCCTTCCAGATGTCGGTTCGCCTGCGTCAGGTCGCCATTAATCAAGAAGACGCTGGCGCCGGCTTCCGCATCGGCGTTCGTAGCGACATCAACGAGCACCGCAGCAACTGCTTTGCGAAGAACGGCATCAACGCCGGCATCATTGGCGATCAGCTCGTTCTGGCTGGCGCCAAAAAGCCGCTCTCGGGCAAGGTCGACGGCCAAGAGATCCAACTCAAACTCTCCGGCAAACCCTCCGGCAAAGGCTATCAACTGACGCTGGTCGCTTCGACGCCTGGCAGCGACAAGCCGCTCGCCACGCTCACCGAGACCGTCCCAGTCGGCGCCGTGCTCGGCAACGTCTCGATCGTCAGCAACTACAACAAGGCGCCTGCCAACAAGCGGGGCGCTCGCTATCGCTTTGAGGACTGGCAAGTCGCCGGCGACGCGCTGACCGAAACGACCGACAACAAATTCGGCCCGATCCTCTGGTCGATGTATTCGCTGAGCGACTCCCGCAGTGACGAAGGCTTCGTGCTGAAGCTGAGCGCCCTGACCGGCCCGCTCGGCAAAGACGATAACAAGCAAGTCGAACTGCTGGTCGAACAGGATGGCGATTGGAAGTCGCTCGGCATGGCCGAGCTCGATCCGGATGCCTGGGTCGCGACTTTCCGCGTTCCGAACTGGGACGAAAAGACCGCCACGCCGTTCAAGTTGGTCTATCGCGAAAGCCTGACCGATGGCGGCGTCAGCGAGTCGGATTGGACCGGTACCGTCCGGGCCAACCCGGTTGGTCGTCCGCTGCGGTTTGGAGCGCTGACCTGTCAAAACGATTACGCCTTTCCTTACGAGCCGGTCGCCAACAACCTGCTGGCGCTCGATCCCGACATTCTCTACTTCTCTGGCGATCAACTGTACGAGAACCATGGCGGTTACGGGCTGATTCGCGAACCGGCCGATCCGGCGATCCTCAACTACCTGCGGAAGTACTACCAACATGGTTGGTCGTTCCGCGAGCCGATGCGCGATCGGCCAACGCTCTGTCTGCCGGATGATCATGACGTCTTCCAGGGGAACATCTGGGGTGAAGGGGGTAAGGCGATGATCAGCGGCGATACCTCCAGCGCCGGCGGTTATCGCGAGCCCGCCAAGATGGTCAACGTCGTTCACAAGACCAACTGTGCCCATCATCCCGATCCGTACGATCCGGCGCCTTGTCTGCAAGACATCAGCGTCTACTACGGCGACGTCGTCTATGGCGGCGTCAGCTTCGCCGTGATCGCCGATCGCCAGTGGAAGACCGGCCCCGACCATGTCGATACCGGCGGCGGTCGTCCCGATCATGTGCCTGATCCCGAATTCGACACCTCGAAGCTCGACAAGCCGGGCCTGGTCTTGCTAGGCGAACGGCAAGAGGAGTTCCTGCAAAAATGGGTCGACGATTGGCGCGGGCACAACATGAAAGTAGTCCTCAGTCAAACGGTCTTCGCCGGCGTCGCCACGCATCATGGCGGCTTTGACGGCTACCTGAAGGCCGACCTCGACTGCGGCGGTTGGCCCCAAACGCCGCGTAACCGGGCGGTCAACATCCTCCGCAAGGCGATGCCGCTGCACATCAATGGCGACCAGCACCTGACGACGATGGTGCAGTACGGCGTCGACAAGCAACGCGACAGCTTTTGGTCGTTCTGCTCGCCGGCGATCGCCGTCGGCTATCCGCGGTGGTGGCGTCCCGACGAACTTGGCATGCCGCACGAAAACCGCCCCAAACATGGTTTGCCCAACACCGGCGAGTTCATCGACGGCCTCGGCAACAAGGCGTACGTCTACGCGGTCGGCAACCCGGAAGTCGCCAGCAAACGGAACCGCTACGAGCGGGCTCACCAAAAGGGAAGCGGTTTCGGCATCGTCACCATTGATACTGCAGCCAAGACCTACAAGATCGAGTCCTTCCGCTTCCTGGTCGACGCGACCGACGGCAAGCCCGAAAGCCAATTCCCCGGCTGGCCGATCACCCTGCAGCAAAAGGAAAACGGTGGCCAGAACGTGATTGGCTGA